The proteins below are encoded in one region of Pseudoduganella armeniaca:
- a CDS encoding cobalt-precorrin-7 (C(5))-methyltransferase translates to MIVCIGAGPGDTGYLTQRGAELIRNADVVAGFDAVLNVVRDLIPANAQVIGMGYRDQVAQLDKVALEHHAGKRCVVVFMGDIHFSGFQYLERVERACGHPVESLPGISSAQILASRARVCFDETTFITFHRRGDLTPFKRHLVRVLEDQRNAIVIPCPWDEARSFMPWHIAAYLMEQGIPAHHPVEVWENLTRGEAEWHGTLAECAEHRCSDMSIMLIRTLAPMASQIEPAP, encoded by the coding sequence ATGATCGTATGTATCGGCGCGGGACCCGGCGACACGGGCTACCTGACGCAACGGGGCGCGGAGCTGATCCGCAATGCGGACGTGGTGGCAGGCTTCGACGCCGTACTGAATGTGGTGCGTGACCTGATTCCCGCCAACGCGCAGGTGATCGGCATGGGCTACCGCGACCAGGTCGCGCAGCTGGACAAGGTGGCGCTCGAACACCATGCCGGCAAGCGCTGCGTCGTCGTGTTCATGGGCGACATCCATTTCAGCGGCTTCCAGTACCTCGAGCGGGTCGAGCGCGCCTGCGGCCATCCGGTCGAATCGCTGCCCGGCATCTCGTCGGCGCAGATCCTGGCCTCGCGCGCCCGCGTGTGCTTCGACGAGACCACCTTCATCACGTTCCACCGCCGCGGCGACCTGACGCCGTTCAAGCGTCACCTGGTGCGCGTGCTGGAAGACCAGCGCAACGCCATCGTCATCCCATGCCCATGGGACGAGGCGCGCTCGTTCATGCCCTGGCATATCGCGGCCTACCTGATGGAGCAGGGCATCCCGGCCCATCACCCGGTCGAGGTATGGGAAAACCTGACGCGCGGCGAAGCCGAGTGGCATGGCACACTGGCCGAATGCGCCGAACACCGCTGCTCGGACATGAGCATCATGCTGATCCGCACGCTGGCGCCAATGGCCAGCCAGATCGAGCCGGCGCCATGA
- a CDS encoding precorrin-8X methylmutase → MSGTTERLGIVVAGHGSRDPDAVREFEALVELIRARAPGDIVTHGYLEFASPTIADAAVANVNAGARQIALVPGVLLAARHAKNDMPAEMLALARDFPDVDFHFGAPMSLDPKLLQLAQERIVAAEAASPHTVRRDETCLVVVGRGTTDPDANGEVAKLARMLEEGMGFGAAYVCYSGTAQPLVADGLRRAALLGYRRMVVLPFFLFDGVLVKRIYAAADALAEREPGIEVLKASYFGVHPLVADVMIERAREAVAGRAAMNCSLCKYRVQIVGFEQQVGEPQRAHHVAVRGLLGKETPPAAVTPVYNTYVPHPIEAESFRIIAEGRDWSTFPPEQLTVLQRIVHTSGDFNAVDDFYFSAGAIDSGIRALLRCRRVVTDVTMVQTGLKRALLEELGIDTWCGVHDRETHLMAEQYGITRSAAGIRRAWQKFGNDVLVAIGDAPTAIAEAARLIREHGWRPQLVIGLPVGFVGTRESKDELRRCLQVPRITNSGTRGGSPWAASVVNGLMIDALNGLASGGAG, encoded by the coding sequence ATGAGCGGCACAACCGAACGCCTGGGCATCGTCGTGGCCGGCCACGGCAGTCGCGACCCGGACGCGGTGCGGGAGTTCGAGGCGCTGGTCGAGTTGATCCGCGCGCGCGCGCCGGGCGACATCGTCACGCACGGTTACCTGGAATTCGCCAGCCCGACGATCGCCGACGCGGCCGTCGCCAACGTCAACGCCGGCGCGCGCCAGATCGCGCTGGTGCCGGGCGTGCTGCTGGCGGCGCGCCATGCCAAGAACGACATGCCGGCTGAGATGCTGGCGCTGGCGCGCGACTTCCCGGATGTCGACTTCCATTTCGGCGCACCGATGAGCCTCGACCCGAAGCTGCTGCAACTGGCGCAGGAGCGCATCGTGGCGGCGGAAGCGGCATCGCCGCACACGGTGCGGCGCGACGAGACCTGCCTGGTCGTGGTCGGCCGCGGCACGACCGACCCGGATGCCAACGGCGAAGTGGCCAAGCTGGCACGCATGCTGGAAGAGGGCATGGGCTTCGGCGCCGCCTACGTCTGCTATTCCGGCACGGCCCAGCCGCTGGTGGCGGACGGCCTGCGCCGCGCCGCGCTGCTGGGCTACCGGCGCATGGTCGTGCTGCCGTTCTTCCTGTTCGACGGCGTGCTGGTGAAACGCATCTACGCCGCAGCCGATGCGCTGGCCGAGCGTGAGCCCGGCATCGAAGTACTGAAGGCGAGCTATTTCGGCGTCCATCCGCTGGTGGCGGACGTGATGATCGAGCGCGCCCGCGAGGCGGTGGCCGGGCGGGCGGCGATGAATTGCTCGCTGTGCAAGTACCGCGTGCAGATCGTCGGCTTCGAGCAGCAGGTGGGCGAGCCGCAGCGCGCCCACCACGTCGCCGTGCGCGGCCTGCTGGGCAAGGAGACGCCGCCAGCAGCGGTCACACCGGTCTACAACACCTATGTGCCGCACCCGATCGAGGCGGAGAGCTTCCGCATCATCGCCGAAGGGCGCGACTGGTCCACCTTCCCGCCGGAACAGCTGACGGTGCTGCAGCGTATCGTGCACACCTCCGGCGACTTCAACGCCGTCGACGATTTCTACTTCTCGGCCGGCGCGATCGACAGCGGCATCCGCGCGCTGCTGCGCTGCCGCCGCGTCGTCACGGACGTGACGATGGTGCAGACGGGCCTGAAGCGCGCGCTGCTGGAGGAGCTGGGCATCGACACGTGGTGCGGCGTGCACGACCGCGAGACGCACCTGATGGCCGAGCAGTACGGCATCACGCGCTCGGCGGCCGGCATCCGGCGCGCCTGGCAAAAGTTCGGCAACGACGTCTTGGTGGCCATCGGCGACGCGCCGACGGCGATCGCCGAGGCGGCGCGGCTGATCCGCGAGCACGGCTGGCGCCCGCAACTGGTCATCGGCCTGCCGGTGGGCTTTGTCGGCACGCGCGAAAGCAAGGACGAGCTGCGCCGCTGCCTGCAGGTGCCGCGCATCACCAACAGCGGCACGCGCGGCGGCTCGCCATGGGCGGCCAGTGTCGTCAACGGCCTGATGATCGACGCGCTGAACGGGCTGGCCAGCGGTGGCGCCGGCTGA
- the cbiD gene encoding cobalt-precorrin-5B (C(1))-methyltransferase CbiD — MAPAERRPFDLAIPASNGLRRGRTTGTCATAAVKAALHLLLDGELKREVRVSLPDGVHYLVVPIMRVRRQGERVRAEVLKDGGDDPDSTHGATIFAEVARNDVGTVRFFAGRGVGTATAPGLRVAVGEPAINPVPRQMMRQAVAEVAETDAGFDLTIGCEEGETIAPKTFNPRLGIVGGISILGTSGIVEPMSLATWIASIEVYVRVALAGGPARVAYLPGKIGREYARDVLGLPDARSVQIANFLGDALDFTERALREGGQELEELWLAGHPGKLAKVLDGYWDTHSSRSTMAMGGVARVAAEWGYGPHTVRRIEEANTVEAAMEILNEAGDASAFWREMEVRIGALAHARVPSVRRLEVRLFDLAGNLLGARP; from the coding sequence GTGGCGCCGGCTGAACGCCGGCCGTTCGACCTGGCGATACCGGCGTCGAACGGGCTGCGGCGCGGGCGCACCACGGGCACTTGCGCCACGGCCGCCGTCAAGGCGGCGCTGCACCTGCTGCTGGACGGTGAACTGAAGCGCGAGGTGCGGGTCAGCCTGCCGGATGGCGTGCATTACCTTGTCGTGCCGATCATGCGCGTGCGGCGCCAGGGCGAGAGGGTGCGCGCGGAAGTCCTGAAGGACGGCGGCGACGATCCGGACAGCACGCATGGCGCCACCATCTTTGCCGAGGTGGCGCGCAACGACGTCGGCACTGTACGGTTTTTCGCCGGCCGTGGCGTCGGCACGGCGACCGCGCCGGGCCTGCGCGTGGCGGTGGGCGAACCGGCGATCAACCCTGTGCCGCGCCAGATGATGCGCCAGGCCGTGGCCGAGGTGGCGGAAACCGATGCGGGCTTTGACCTGACGATCGGCTGCGAGGAAGGCGAAACCATCGCGCCGAAGACGTTCAACCCGCGCCTGGGCATCGTCGGCGGCATTTCGATCCTGGGCACGTCCGGCATCGTCGAGCCGATGTCGCTGGCCACCTGGATCGCGTCGATCGAGGTCTACGTGCGGGTGGCGCTGGCCGGCGGCCCGGCACGGGTGGCCTACCTGCCCGGCAAGATCGGCCGCGAGTACGCGCGCGACGTGCTGGGATTGCCGGACGCACGCAGCGTACAGATCGCCAATTTCCTGGGCGACGCGCTGGACTTTACGGAACGGGCGCTGCGCGAGGGCGGACAGGAACTGGAGGAATTATGGCTGGCCGGGCATCCCGGCAAGCTGGCCAAGGTGCTGGACGGCTACTGGGACACGCATTCCAGCCGCAGCACGATGGCGATGGGCGGCGTGGCGCGCGTCGCCGCCGAATGGGGTTATGGGCCGCACACGGTGCGGCGGATCGAGGAAGCAAACACGGTGGAAGCGGCAATGGAGATTCTGAACGAGGCGGGTGACGCCAGCGCATTCTGGCGCGAGATGGAAGTGCGTATCGGCGCGCTGGCGCACGCGCGCGTGCCGTCGGTGCGGCGGCTGGAAGTCAGGCTGTTCGACCTGGCCGGCAACCTGCTGGGAGCGCGGCCATGA
- the cobI gene encoding precorrin-2 C(20)-methyltransferase, translating into MTGTLIGTFYGVGVGPGPAGYLPVAALEALRAADLIYAPRARGVADSVALQCLAGTGFTPAPDKLREIEFNMDPDRSVLSEHYAQLADAIALELRAGRAVAYLTIGDSMTYSTYGYVLAALRARIPDLPQRTFPGVTSYAAAAAALAWPLGEGKERVLILPCPESADELRREIETHDIVVLMKVGARLPWVLDLLREMGIAQHCAFARRIGLPGELLSTDVGGLVADDAMGYLATLLVRRKPSVQR; encoded by the coding sequence ATGACCGGGACGCTCATTGGGACATTCTACGGCGTGGGCGTCGGTCCCGGCCCGGCGGGCTACCTGCCGGTGGCGGCGCTGGAAGCGCTGCGCGCGGCCGACCTGATCTACGCGCCGCGCGCGCGCGGCGTGGCCGATTCGGTGGCGCTGCAATGCCTGGCCGGCACCGGCTTCACGCCGGCGCCCGACAAGCTGCGCGAGATCGAGTTCAACATGGACCCGGACCGCTCGGTGCTGAGCGAGCATTACGCCCAGCTGGCCGATGCGATCGCGCTGGAACTGCGCGCCGGCCGCGCGGTGGCGTATCTCACCATCGGCGACTCGATGACGTATTCGACCTACGGCTACGTGCTGGCGGCGCTGCGCGCCCGCATCCCCGACCTGCCGCAACGCACCTTCCCCGGCGTGACCAGCTACGCGGCGGCGGCGGCCGCACTGGCCTGGCCGCTGGGCGAGGGCAAGGAGCGCGTGCTGATCCTGCCGTGCCCGGAAAGCGCCGACGAATTGCGGCGCGAGATCGAAACGCATGACATCGTGGTGCTGATGAAGGTGGGCGCACGCCTGCCGTGGGTGCTGGACCTGCTGAGGGAGATGGGCATCGCCCAGCACTGTGCCTTCGCGCGCCGTATCGGCCTGCCGGGCGAACTGCTGTCGACCGACGTTGGCGGCCTGGTCGCCGACGATGCGATGGGTTACCTGGCCACCCTGCTGGTGCGGCGCAAGCCCTCCGTTCAACGTTAA
- the cobM gene encoding precorrin-4 C(11)-methyltransferase yields MKVYFIGAGPGAADLITLRGARLLGSVDMVLYAGSLVPVEMLQHCRPDTELIDTAQLDLEQQQACYVRARDAGIDVVRLHSGDPAIYGATAEQMRRLDALGIAYEIVPGVSSFTAAAAAIGAELTKPEVSQSVILTRVSGRASAVPELESIARLAEHRATMCIFLSGPHLKKIVGDLLLHYPPGTPVRLVYRATWPEQRVYEGTLGTVLEETKRGAWNLTTMMLVGAALDRGVAAESSLYSKDFTHLFRVVKKQGKEQDQEPEQERA; encoded by the coding sequence ATGAAAGTCTATTTCATCGGCGCCGGCCCCGGCGCGGCCGACCTGATCACCTTGCGCGGCGCGCGCCTGCTGGGCAGCGTGGACATGGTGCTGTACGCCGGTTCGCTGGTGCCCGTCGAGATGCTGCAGCACTGCCGCCCCGACACGGAGCTGATCGACACGGCGCAGCTGGACCTGGAACAGCAGCAGGCCTGCTACGTGCGTGCGCGCGATGCGGGGATCGACGTGGTGCGGCTGCACTCGGGCGATCCGGCCATCTACGGCGCGACCGCCGAGCAGATGCGCCGCCTCGACGCGCTGGGCATCGCCTACGAGATCGTGCCGGGCGTGTCGTCGTTCACCGCGGCGGCGGCGGCCATCGGCGCCGAGCTGACCAAGCCGGAGGTGTCGCAAAGCGTGATCCTGACGCGCGTGTCGGGCCGGGCATCGGCGGTGCCGGAACTGGAATCGATCGCGCGCCTGGCCGAGCACCGCGCCACCATGTGCATCTTCCTGTCCGGCCCCCATCTGAAAAAGATCGTCGGCGACCTGCTGCTGCATTATCCGCCCGGGACGCCGGTGCGCCTGGTGTACCGCGCCACCTGGCCCGAGCAGCGCGTGTACGAAGGCACTCTCGGCACCGTGCTGGAGGAAACCAAGCGCGGCGCGTGGAACCTGACCACGATGATGCTGGTGGGCGCCGCGCTGGACCGCGGCGTGGCGGCCGAATCGAGCCTGTATTCGAAGGACTTCACGCACCTGTTCCGGGTGGTGAAGAAGCAGGGGAAAGAGCAAGACCAAGAGCCCGAGCAGGAGCGCGCGTGA
- a CDS encoding cobalamin biosynthesis protein has protein sequence MTPGPGIWLVRTEAEPLARVLQARLGGTIHRPWLQGDVAQKTLFAQCWREHAQWIVVAATGIAVRFLSGLPADKHSDPAVVVLDEAGRHAIALLGGHEGGANALAYRVANAVGAVPVVTTATEAVKPLTVGIGCRKGVPAERIAAAVLHALGSAGLALDAVREVATVDLKGEEAGLLAFCEQHRLPLRVLARAELAARPWVSRPSDWVRQNVGLDGVCEPAALVASPRGALVVPKTSLDGVAVAVVMDKNDWMDKQ, from the coding sequence GTGACGCCAGGCCCCGGCATCTGGCTGGTGCGCACCGAGGCCGAGCCGCTGGCGCGGGTGCTGCAGGCGCGCCTGGGCGGCACGATCCACCGGCCGTGGTTGCAGGGCGACGTGGCGCAGAAGACGCTGTTCGCCCAGTGCTGGCGTGAACACGCCCAGTGGATCGTGGTGGCGGCGACCGGCATTGCCGTGCGCTTCCTGTCCGGGCTGCCGGCCGACAAGCACAGCGATCCCGCTGTCGTCGTGCTGGACGAAGCGGGGCGCCATGCCATCGCGCTGCTGGGCGGGCATGAAGGCGGCGCCAATGCGCTGGCCTATCGCGTGGCCAATGCGGTGGGGGCGGTACCCGTCGTGACGACGGCCACCGAGGCCGTCAAGCCGCTGACGGTCGGCATCGGCTGTCGCAAGGGCGTGCCGGCCGAGCGCATCGCAGCCGCCGTGCTGCATGCGCTGGGCAGCGCGGGGCTGGCGCTCGACGCGGTGCGCGAGGTGGCCACCGTCGATCTGAAGGGCGAGGAAGCCGGATTGCTGGCGTTCTGCGAGCAGCACCGGCTGCCGCTGCGGGTGCTGGCGCGCGCCGAGCTGGCCGCGCGGCCATGGGTGAGCCGGCCGTCCGACTGGGTGCGGCAGAACGTGGGACTGGACGGCGTGTGCGAGCCGGCGGCCCTGGTGGCCAGCCCGCGCGGCGCGCTGGTGGTACCGAAAACGAGCCTGGACGGCGTGGCCGTCGCGGTGGTGATGGACAAGAACGATTGGATGGACAAGCAATGA